The Haloarcula laminariae genomic sequence AGCGCTCGCCGCAGTCGACGACACAGTCGACATCGTCGTGCTCGACCGGGAGATGCCCGGGCGGGACGGCGTGGCCGTCGCACACGAACTGGCGCGGCGGGACGTCGACCCCGCGGTCCTGATGATAAGCGCCGTGACGCCGGACGTCGACCTCCTCGACATCCCGGTCGACGACTACCTCCAGAAACCGGCAGCCCACGAGACGGTCCGCGAGCGAATCGACCGCGCCGCCGCCGTCGCGGAGTGTTCGGACCGGGAGCGCCGCCTCATCGCGCTCGACAGGCGCCGGCGGATAGTCGAGACCCTCGTGGCCCCGTCCCGGCTCGCCGAGGACCCGCGGTACCGGCGCACTGCCGACTTGCTCGACGGTGACGGTCCGGAACTCGAACGGGCCCGGGACGCGGTCCCGACCGCTGTGAACGCGGAGCGGTCGTCGGCGGCGGTCGGCACCACGTCGCGGGAGTCGCCATAGCGCGACCGAGACAATAGGTTTTAGCCGCCGGGGGGCACCGTAGCGCGTATGGAAGACGCAGACGTGGCCATCGTCGGCGGCGGTCCGGCGGGCTCGTCGGCCGCCGAAGCGGCCGCCGCCCGTGGCGCCGATACTGTCGTTCTGGAGAAGGGCGTCCCCCGGGCCGACCGCGCGGGCCGCGGACCGGACTCGACGGACGCCGCCGGGTTGCTCGACTACTGGCTCGACATCATGGGCTATGCGCCCGACGAGATTCCCGACGACATCGTCCTCAGCGAACTGGAGGGCGCGAAGTTCTACGGCCCCGACTCGGAACTGGCGCTGACCGAGACCGGCATCGACGCCGAGTACGACGGCTTCGGCTTCACGTTCCACCGCGCGAAGTTCGACGACTGGCTCCGGGGCCGGGCCGAAGACGCCGGCGCCGACTACCGGGTCGGCGTCTCGGTCACGGGCGTCGACACGGACCTCGCCGCCTCGCCCCGGCACACCGTTGAACTGGCCGACGGCGAGGACATCCGGACCGACTACGTCGTCCTGGCCGACGGCCCACAGCGGACGATAACCGGCCCCACCCTGGACCAGTTCCTGCTCGACCGGACGATGGGCGAGATAATGCCCTCGAACGAGGCCAACCACATCGCCTACCAGGAACACCGCCGGATGCCGGAGGAGCTGTTCGACCCCGACTTCATCGAGTTCTGGTGGGGGATGATGCCCGGCCACACCGCCTACCCGTGGATATTCCCGAACGACGACCACGTGGCCCGAATCGGCCTGACGATGCCGATCGGCCTGGACATCGACGACTACGAGAAAGGCGAGTGGGCGCTCCTGCGCGAGGACGACGAGGGGATTCCCCGCGGCGCCCAGTACATCGAGCGCCTGCTCGAACAGCAGTTCCCGGGCTACGACCTCGCGGACTTCCCAATCGTCGAGGAGCGGGGGAAGGCAAAGGGGACCGAGACCTACCCCATCTCCTCGACGCGGCCCATCGAGTCGCCCGCCGGAGCCGGCATCGCCGTCGTCGGCGGGGCGATGGGCTCGACCTCCGCGTTCCACGAGGGCGGCGACCACGTCGCGGTCCGCACCGGCACGATAGCCGGCCGACTCGCCGCCGAGGAGTCCCTGGAGCGGTACAACCGCGAGTGGCACGCCGCCATCGGCGACGAGGTGCTCAGAAACGTCACCTTCGCCGACCTGGTCCGTGACTGGCGGCCACGCGACTGGGACCGCGCGTTCAGGACCGCCAACGACCTGATGGACGCCCGCGGCATCAAGGCCGACGCGGCGCTTCGCGGCGGCCTGCACGGGCTCCAGCTCGTCGCCCAGTACAAGTGGGGGAAGTTCGGCTACCGCGACGGCCGCTACGTCCAGCTCCGGGAAGCCGACTACGCCATCTGAACCCCCCGCACCGGCCGAGCGCCACCCTTAGATACCGGCGGCGTCTAGCGCCGGTGCGTGCCTTTAATCCCCGGCCGAGGCCCCCCTCGGGGGACGATGAGAGACCGGAGAACCCGGGCGCGGTACATCCGGTGGCTTCGCCACCGTGGAGTGGCGGCCACAAACCGCCCGAGTAGCGGCCGAACCCCGCTCGTCTGACGCCCGATACGCGTCGCCCGCCGCGGCGGCTGACGCCGTCCCGGCACCGAACCGGTTGCTGCCGGTTCGGCAGCTAGCGACGACTGCATCGTCGCTCGCCCGGCACGAGGGTTTGCCGGCTGACGTGGCACACCGCCGAGGATGATGCCGGACGTTAGTGTTCCGGGCGACATTTCACTCACAGCAGTGGAACAGCGGTGCATCCGGCCGAGTTCCACCGACGACTCCCGCCCCTGGCGCTTCGAAAACACGCGCCGATTTCACCATCCCTTGAGTAGTAGGGACGCGGCTGAAGGGCGTGGATATCAGTTACTGGGTAGCGACTGTCCCCAGGTCGCAGGTTCCATGACACAAGGTAATCCTCCGCAGTCCGAGACCGAGCCACAGTCCGGGCACGACCGACAGACCCGTGCGGCCGCCCAGCCCACCGCAGACGGCGAGTCTATCTGCTATCGCGTGCTCACGGCCGTCGCCGAGGCGACCGGAACCGCGCCGACAGACCTGGCCCCGCTTTCCGAGACGGTCGAGCCGGATGCGCTCGAACAACTGTTCACACCGACCGGCACGGAGACCTCTCAGTCTGCAGCGGGGTCCGTGGTGTTCCGGTACGAAGGCTGTATCGTAACAGTGTACGCGGACGGCCGCGTCACCGTCGAACACGCCGAGTCGTAGCGTCTCCCGTTCACACGTCGCCCGGCTCCCGCAGCTGCCTGTTGAACAGCGCACCGAAGAGGTTCCGCTCGGCGGCCTTGATGTGTTCCGAGAACGTCGCCGACGTGATGCCGAGTTCCACGGCGACGTCCGAGCCCGTGCATTCCCGGGGCCACTCGTAGTACCCCATCTCGAAGGCGGTTTGCAGCACTTCCCGCTGTCGTTCGGTCAGGTGCCGGTGGAGCAGCTGCCGGAACGCCGACTGCGGAAAGCGCGGGTCGAGGGCCTCTTTCTCCCGTTTGGTGACGAGGTCGGCATCCGGATACTCGTCGGAGAACACCTCGATGATCGCCGATGCGTCCCGCTGGGGCGGAATCTCGGCGACGATACGACCGGTGCCGTCTTTCCCGATCACTGAGCGGGTGAGTGCGCCGAGTTCGGCGAGCTTGACGGCCGGACACCTATCAGAGACGAGAAACTCGAAGAAGCCACTGCGTTCGCCTTCCCTGAGGAGCGTTACGTCCAGGGACTCGTGCTCGCTGGCGCGGGCGGCGACCCGTATCGGATCGGCGTCCGTGACGGTGAAGAACTCGGCGTGTCCGTCCGGCCGCGGGAACATCTCCGCGAGTTTGAGCAGACACTGTTCGTCCTCGGACACCCTGACGAACGGATACCGTGAATCCTGCACGCTGAACTCGACCTCGCACACGGAACGGGGGCGCTCACGCTCGGGGGTGTCGGACATGCCGATTCGCTTCAAGTACTCCCGGATGAGATATGAACCTTCTGGCGACGGAAAAGCCCCGCGGCAGAGGGGTATCGTTTCTGTGAGCGGACAGCGTGACAATCGGTCAGCGTGTGGCGCGGGTGGGTTCTCGCCCGCCCCGTCCCGGGCGACGTGTCCCGACTGAGCGCCGACCACTGCGCCCGGCCAGGACCATTCTCAAGGCCGCAGGACCACCTTGATACAGTCGTCCTCCTTGTCGTTGAACGTCTCGTAGAGCTCCGGTCCCCGCTCTAGGGGTTCGTCGTGGGTGACGACGAACGACGGGTCGATGTTGCCCGACTCTATCTGGTCCAGCAGCGGCCCGAGATACCGCTGGACGTGGGTCTGTCCGGTCTTGACCGTGATGCCCTTGTTCATCAGCGGCCCCACCGGGAAGTTGTCCGCGCGGCCGACGTAGACCCCGGGGACCGAGAGCGTCCCGCCCTTGCGACAGCACCGAATCGCCTCGCGCAGCACGGTCGGGCGGTCGTCCTCCAGGAGCAACCGCTGTTTCACCCGGTCGGAGGTCGCCACGACCCCGGTCCCGTGGGCGTCCGTCCCGACGGCGTCGATGCAGCTGTCCGGACCGCGCCCCCCGGTCAGGTCCATCAGTCGGTCGTAGACGTCCTCGTCCTCGTAGTCGATGGTCACCGCGTCGCCGTGTTCGCGGGCCATCTCCAGCCGCTCGGGGACCCGGTCGATGGCGACGACGCGGTCGGCGCCGAGCAGGTCGGCGCTCTGGATGGCGAACTGGCCGACCGGGCCACACCCCCAGACGGCGACGGTGTCGTTCTCGTCGATGTCGGCGTTCTCGGCGGCCATGTGGCCCGTCGGGAAGATGTCCGAGAGGAACAGGACCTGCTCGTCGGTGAGGTCCGACTCGATTTTCACCGGCCCCACGTCGGCGTAGGGCACCCGGAGGTACTCGGCCTGCCCGCCGGCGTAGCCCCCCAGCATGTGGGAGTAGCCAAAGAGGCCGGCCGGCGAGTGGCCCATCGTCTCGCGTGCGAGCTCGGCGTTCGGGTTCGAGTTGTCACAGAGCGAGTACAGGTCGTGTTCGCAGAACCAGCAGGCGCCACAGCTGATGGTGAAGGGGACGACGACCCGGTCCCCCTCTTCGAGGGTCTCGACGTCTTCGCCGACCTCGACGACCCGGCCCATCGGTTCGTGGCCCAGCACGTCGCCCTCACGCATCGACGGCACTCTGCCGTGGTAAAGGTGGAGGTCGGAGCCACAGATGGCGGTGGCCGTCACCTCGATGACGGCGTCGGTCGGGTTGACGACCTCCGGGCGGGGGACCTCCTCGACGCGGACGTCCTGTTTCCCGTGCCACGTGAGCGCTCTCATACGGTATCACCCGACCCGCGGCCCGAGGGGTTCCGGTCCAGCGTCGGGACCTCGCCGCTCTCGACGAGGCTCTTGAAGCGGTCCAAGGCGACGCCCACGAGCTTCTTCGGCACGATGTCGAACTGCTCCAGGGCGGCGCTGCCGAGCGTCCCTCCCGGGGGCTCGAAGGCGACAGAGAGCGTGACGACCGTCCCCCGGTCCCCGGGGGCCTCCTCGAAACGGACCGCCCCCTCGTTGGGTAACACGGCGTCCGTCGGCGTCTCCCAGCGGCATATCTCGCCGGGCTCGTCGACCACGACGCTGGTCTCCCAGCCGATGTCCCGGCCGTACGGCCCGTGTACCGTCCACCGGAATCGGCCCTCGTCGACCGGCGTTACCTCGGCGAAGTGGCCCATTATCTCCGCGAAGGTCTCGGGGTCCCGCCACTGCTCGTACAGTGACTCGGGCGTCCCGTCGACCGTTATCGAGCGGCGGACCGCCGTCTCGCGGCGTTCCGGCTCCGTCGCTCGCTCGCTGTCGGTTCGGTCGGTGAGCGCACGCTTGACCCGGGACATCCCGCCCAGGGCGCTGAAGATGAGGGCACCGCCGCCGACCGTCGCGGCCGTCCCGCGGCTGGACCGCTGTCTGCGGCCGTAGTCGACCAGCGCGGTCCCGACTACCAGTTGCCCGCCCCGTATCAGTGTCCCCGGGAGCCGTCCCGTTTCCGAACTCGTCCCGTCTCGATGTCGCTCCGCCTCGTTCTGTGGTTCTAGTGTCGCCATTGGTGAGTCTCCCGTCGACTGTCGGCGATTGACGGTCCGCCGACCGCCGGCACTGTTCGGACGGCCACACGCGTGGCCCCGGAGTGGGAAAGGGCGGAGTCGGGATTAGCGGTGGTGCCGGCGAATCAAGGCCGTTTATACGCGCCGCGCGGACACCGCTTTTTTGCCCGTCTCACGCGACTCTCTCCGCATGACCGACGACCCCGAATCGAACCTCGAACAGTGGAAGGAGACGATGCAGGCCGAACACGACGAGGCGATTCACAACCCCGACCCCGACGAGGACCACCGCATCGAAGGCGTCGCGCAGGTCAGCTACCGCGTCTCCTTCGAGTACAACCCCGACACCGGGTCGCTGGAGCGGGCCGACCGGGAGCAGGTCGACGAACTCGCGGACCCCGAGCTGCTCTCCTGTGCCTGTGGCGTCCGCGGGATGACCCCCGAGGAGGCGACGGCTCACGTGGCGGCCGTCCGCGAGTAGCCTCGGTCACCCGGCCAGCCCGAGCAGGGCCTGGCCCTGCTGGAGCTCCTCGCCCAGCGTCAGGCTGACATAGAGGATGGTAAACAGCGTCGCGTTGTACAGCCCGTGTATCAGCGACGGGACGACGATGTTGTCGGCGAACTCGTAGGCGACGCCGAACACCGTGGCGGTGCCAAAGAGGATGCTCACGACGACCAGATTGCCCAGCAGCGAGCCGCCGACGAGGGCGAGGATGTGCAGCGCCGCGAAGAAGAGCGAAGCGATAGCGATGCCCGGCACGCGACCGAACCGCTCCCGGATGCGCCCCTGGACGACGCCGCGGAACAGCAGCTCCTCGCCCGGGCCGATGAGCAGGACCGACGCCGGAATCAACAGCAAGAGCAGCTCCGGGTTCGTCTGACCGAGCTCAGCGGCGGCGTTGTTCCCGGTCTGTATCGACTCGCCCCGGACGTTCTGGATGACCGTCAGCACGACGCCCGAGACCATTACCCAGACCATGGCCCCCGCGTAGCCGGCGAGAACTATCCCGACCTGGCGCAGCGACGGGACCGCGACGGGAATCCTGAACGCCGCGCCGTCCCCGCCAATGTTCAGGGCGTCCCGCACGCGCGGGGCGACGACCGGTCTGAGCTTGTAGTAGCTCAGGGCGACGCCGCCACAGCCGATGCCCTGGACGAAGACGAGGCTGAGGACGAGGAAGGCAAAGCCGGACAGCTCCGCCCCGGTGACGAGCCCGATACCGACGACCGTCAGGACGAGCAGTGCGAACCCGAGCGCGAGCCCACCGGCCCCGAGACTCAACGCGGAGACCAGCGCGATAGCCGATTGGAGGCGCGGACGCTCGCGCGACGCGGTTGACATACCTATCCGTAGCAACGACGGCCCCAAAAGCCGTTCCCTCCGTCACCCGTTTTCACGCCGTCCGCTCGCCGGCCTCGACCGCCACGTCCAGCCAGTTCGCCTCGGGCGGGAGTGGACAGGAGAACGTGTCGCTGTAGGCGCAAAACGGCGCGTACGCGAGATTGAAGTCCAGTGTCACGGTGTCGCCGTCCGCGATCTCCCCCTCGTGTTCCAGCTCCATGTACCGCCCCTTCCCGTAGGTTTGCTGGCCCGTGGTCTTGTCCCGGAACGGGACGAACAGCTGTCCGGGGTCGTCGCCGGCCTGGCGATACCCCTGGAGCGTCGCGGCCTCGCCGCCGATATCGAACTCGAAGGTGACGACGTGGAGGTAGCGGACGACGCGCCCGTCGGTCGTCTCCATCTCAACGGGGTCGGGGTCGTCGTGGCGGGTCACCGACGCCTCGACGCGGTAGGCCGGGTCGGGGTCGAAGTACGACAGCCCGTCGAAGTCGCCCCGCTCCTCGGGCGGTATCGGGGACTGCGGGTGGTCGGCAAAGAAGTCGTCCTTCTCGACGCGGTTCCGGCGGAGCCGCTCGGCGTAGTCGTCGGTCATGCTCGCCCTATCCGGCCGAGCCGTTTCAGTGCGGCGGTGCTGTGTCCCGCTCGGGCCAACTGCCCGTTCGGCGCCCGGTCCCGGCCGGCGGGCGCCCCTGCCCTTACTCCTCGTAGATGGCGTCGACTGCGGCCTCGAACTCCCGGTGGATGTTGCGTCGCTTCTTCTTCATCGAGGGGGTCAGCAGGTCGTTGCGCGTGGTCCACTCCTCGGGGACCAGCTCGAAGGCCTTGATGCGTTCGGTGCGTTCGAGGTCGGCGTTGACCTCGTCGACGGCCGCCTGCACCCACCCGCGGACGGCTTCGTGGTCACACTGTGTGGCCGGGTCGGCGGGCAGGTCGACTCCCTCTTTGGCTGCGAGGCGTTCTATCTCCTCGAAGTCGGGAACGACCAGCGCCCCGACGAACTTCCGGTCGTCGCCGACGACCAGTATCTGGTCGACCACGTCGACCGTCGCGAACCGGTCCTCGATGGGCTGGGGCGCGACGTTCTTCCCGGTCGAGAGGACGAGCAGCTGTTTGATGCGGTCGTGATACACCAGGAAGCCGTCCCCGGTCCGCTCGACGACGTCGCCGGTCCGGAACCAGCGCCGGCCGTCCCGTTCGGTGAAGCCGCGGGTCGTCCCGCCGGCGTCGTTCCAGTACCCGTCGGTGACGTTCGGGCCGTCGACGAGCAGTTCGCCCAGGCGACCGCTGACCTCGTCGAACTCTGCGGCGTCGACGACGCCCTCGTCCAGCCGGACGTCCAGTTCGGTGACGGGGTAGCCAAGCGTTCCCGGACGGAGGTCCTCCGGCGGGTTGATGGCGACGACCGGCGCCGTCTCGGTGAGGCCGTACCCCTCGACGATGTCGACGCCCATCCCGATGAACGTCTCACACAGCGACTTCGAGAGGCTCCCGCCGCCGCTGACCATGAACTCCACCTCCCCGCCCAGCCCCTCGCGGACGGTGCTGTAGACGAGACGGTCGGCCAGGTGGTGCTGGAGCGACAGCGCGGCGCCGGGCTCGTCGGTCCGGG encodes the following:
- a CDS encoding response regulator transcription factor is translated as MTETAGTVLVADDDSDMRSLYRCWLAPSYEVRVAPDGDEALAAVDDTVDIVVLDREMPGRDGVAVAHELARRDVDPAVLMISAVTPDVDLLDIPVDDYLQKPAAHETVRERIDRAAAVAECSDRERRLIALDRRRRIVETLVAPSRLAEDPRYRRTADLLDGDGPELERARDAVPTAVNAERSSAAVGTTSRESP
- a CDS encoding NAD(P)/FAD-dependent oxidoreductase, producing the protein MEDADVAIVGGGPAGSSAAEAAAARGADTVVLEKGVPRADRAGRGPDSTDAAGLLDYWLDIMGYAPDEIPDDIVLSELEGAKFYGPDSELALTETGIDAEYDGFGFTFHRAKFDDWLRGRAEDAGADYRVGVSVTGVDTDLAASPRHTVELADGEDIRTDYVVLADGPQRTITGPTLDQFLLDRTMGEIMPSNEANHIAYQEHRRMPEELFDPDFIEFWWGMMPGHTAYPWIFPNDDHVARIGLTMPIGLDIDDYEKGEWALLREDDEGIPRGAQYIERLLEQQFPGYDLADFPIVEERGKAKGTETYPISSTRPIESPAGAGIAVVGGAMGSTSAFHEGGDHVAVRTGTIAGRLAAEESLERYNREWHAAIGDEVLRNVTFADLVRDWRPRDWDRAFRTANDLMDARGIKADAALRGGLHGLQLVAQYKWGKFGYRDGRYVQLREADYAI
- a CDS encoding HalOD1 output domain-containing protein; the protein is MTQGNPPQSETEPQSGHDRQTRAAAQPTADGESICYRVLTAVAEATGTAPTDLAPLSETVEPDALEQLFTPTGTETSQSAAGSVVFRYEGCIVTVYADGRVTVEHAES
- a CDS encoding bacterio-opsin activator domain-containing protein, whose product is MSDTPERERPRSVCEVEFSVQDSRYPFVRVSEDEQCLLKLAEMFPRPDGHAEFFTVTDADPIRVAARASEHESLDVTLLREGERSGFFEFLVSDRCPAVKLAELGALTRSVIGKDGTGRIVAEIPPQRDASAIIEVFSDEYPDADLVTKREKEALDPRFPQSAFRQLLHRHLTERQREVLQTAFEMGYYEWPRECTGSDVAVELGITSATFSEHIKAAERNLFGALFNRQLREPGDV
- a CDS encoding zinc-dependent alcohol dehydrogenase; translated protein: MRALTWHGKQDVRVEEVPRPEVVNPTDAVIEVTATAICGSDLHLYHGRVPSMREGDVLGHEPMGRVVEVGEDVETLEEGDRVVVPFTISCGACWFCEHDLYSLCDNSNPNAELARETMGHSPAGLFGYSHMLGGYAGGQAEYLRVPYADVGPVKIESDLTDEQVLFLSDIFPTGHMAAENADIDENDTVAVWGCGPVGQFAIQSADLLGADRVVAIDRVPERLEMAREHGDAVTIDYEDEDVYDRLMDLTGGRGPDSCIDAVGTDAHGTGVVATSDRVKQRLLLEDDRPTVLREAIRCCRKGGTLSVPGVYVGRADNFPVGPLMNKGITVKTGQTHVQRYLGPLLDQIESGNIDPSFVVTHDEPLERGPELYETFNDKEDDCIKVVLRP
- a CDS encoding SRPBCC family protein, with translation MATLEPQNEAERHRDGTSSETGRLPGTLIRGGQLVVGTALVDYGRRQRSSRGTAATVGGGALIFSALGGMSRVKRALTDRTDSERATEPERRETAVRRSITVDGTPESLYEQWRDPETFAEIMGHFAEVTPVDEGRFRWTVHGPYGRDIGWETSVVVDEPGEICRWETPTDAVLPNEGAVRFEEAPGDRGTVVTLSVAFEPPGGTLGSAALEQFDIVPKKLVGVALDRFKSLVESGEVPTLDRNPSGRGSGDTV
- a CDS encoding CPBP family intramembrane glutamic endopeptidase, which produces MSTASRERPRLQSAIALVSALSLGAGGLALGFALLVLTVVGIGLVTGAELSGFAFLVLSLVFVQGIGCGGVALSYYKLRPVVAPRVRDALNIGGDGAAFRIPVAVPSLRQVGIVLAGYAGAMVWVMVSGVVLTVIQNVRGESIQTGNNAAAELGQTNPELLLLLIPASVLLIGPGEELLFRGVVQGRIRERFGRVPGIAIASLFFAALHILALVGGSLLGNLVVVSILFGTATVFGVAYEFADNIVVPSLIHGLYNATLFTILYVSLTLGEELQQGQALLGLAG
- a CDS encoding DUF1684 domain-containing protein, which gives rise to MTDDYAERLRRNRVEKDDFFADHPQSPIPPEERGDFDGLSYFDPDPAYRVEASVTRHDDPDPVEMETTDGRVVRYLHVVTFEFDIGGEAATLQGYRQAGDDPGQLFVPFRDKTTGQQTYGKGRYMELEHEGEIADGDTVTLDFNLAYAPFCAYSDTFSCPLPPEANWLDVAVEAGERTA